The following nucleotide sequence is from Devosia salina.
GAAAGGCCTCTCAAAATGCCGACGACTGTTTCCTCCGGCGCCGCCCCGCGCGCGCCCAAGCCGCTTTACCGCAATTTCGGTTTTCAGGTCCTGGCCGCCATGGTCATCGGCCTCATTCTCGGCTTCATTGCCCGATCCATGGGGCCCGACGCCGCTGGCGGTGCGAATTGGCTGACCCAGACTCTCGCCACCGTGGGTTCGTCCTTCGTTTCGCTGTTGCGGGCATTGGTGCCGGTGCTGGTCTTCACCGCCATCGTCGCCTCCATCGCCAATCTCCGCGAGCTGCAGAACGCCGCCAAGCTGGTCTGGCAGACGCTTCTCTGGTTCGCCATCACCGCGCTCATCGCCGTTGCCATCGGCATCGCACTGGGCCTGATCATCCAGCCGGGTCTCAATACCGCGGTGACCGAAGCGGCGGCCCGCGCGCCTTCATCAACGGGGTCCTGGCTCGATTTCCTCAAGGGTCTGATCCCGTCCAACTTCATCGGCCTGCAGGCATCGACCCGCGTTGGCGATAGCGGGGCGACCACGAGCCTCAGCTTCAACGTCCTGCAAATCCTCATCATTTCCATCGTGGTCGGTGTCGCCGCCCTGCGCGTCGGCCCCGCCGCCGATCCCTTCCTGGCGTTCAACCGCTCCTTCCTCAAGGTCATCCACAAGGTCCTGTGGTGGGTCATCCGCCTCACTCCGATCGGCACGATCGGTCTCTTGGGCAATGCCGTGGCCGTCTATGGCTGGGACGCGCTGGCCCAGCTGGGCTGGTATGCTGCAGCCATCTATATCGGCCTCTTCCTCGTGCTGTTCGTCGTCTATCCGGTGCTGCTGCAGGCCCATGGCCTCAACCCCATCCGCTATTTCCAGAGCGCCTGGCCCGCTATCCAGCTCGCCTTTGTCTCCCGCTCCTCCATCGGCACCCTGCCGGTGACCGAGCGCGTGACGGAAAAGAACCTGGGCGTGCCGCGCGAATACGCCGCCTTCGCCGTGCCGCTCGGCGCCACCACCAAGATGGATGGTTGCGCGGCCATCTACCCGGCGATCTCGGCCATCTTCGTGGCCCAGTTCTTCGGCGTGCCGCTCGAACTGCAGCATTAT
It contains:
- a CDS encoding dicarboxylate/amino acid:cation symporter, coding for MPTTVSSGAAPRAPKPLYRNFGFQVLAAMVIGLILGFIARSMGPDAAGGANWLTQTLATVGSSFVSLLRALVPVLVFTAIVASIANLRELQNAAKLVWQTLLWFAITALIAVAIGIALGLIIQPGLNTAVTEAAARAPSSTGSWLDFLKGLIPSNFIGLQASTRVGDSGATTSLSFNVLQILIISIVVGVAALRVGPAADPFLAFNRSFLKVIHKVLWWVIRLTPIGTIGLLGNAVAVYGWDALAQLGWYAAAIYIGLFLVLFVVYPVLLQAHGLNPIRYFQSAWPAIQLAFVSRSSIGTLPVTERVTEKNLGVPREYAAFAVPLGATTKMDGCAAIYPAISAIFVAQFFGVPLELQHYLLIIFVSVIGSAATAGLTGATVMLTLTLSTLGLPLEGVGLLLAIDPILDMGRTAVNVAGQALVPTIVAKRQGMLNQAIYDNGKAIEDLDVEAVPAE